The DNA segment cagcctggtctacaaagtgagttccaggaaaggcacaaagctacatagagaaatccttccttgaaaaaccaaaaaacaaacaaacaaacaaaacacagaaagaagaagctgggcatgatggtataTTTCTGTGATCTAAGCACATGGAgttagaggcaagaggatcaggagttgaatgCCAGCCTCTgatatgtagtgagttcaaggccagcctagatcacatgagactttgtctctgaAGAAAATGGTGGTGATGGCAGGTAAGGGTACTCACCAGCAAGCCTGCCTACCTGAATcacatccctggaacccacatcatAGGAGAGGATGgaccctgaaagttgtcctctggcttctgcacataGCACACAGCATCCACCTCCACACAAGTGagtgtaaaaatatttttgagacagggtcttactatgtagtcctagaTGAcgtggtactcactatgtagactaggttggctcTGAATTCATACAGAtctgctggtctctgcctccaaagtgctgggattaaaggtatgtgccaccatatctggcaaaaaaaaatttttttttaaagaacaatttaaagaatattgggctggccaggcagtgatggcacactcctttaatcccagcacttgggaggcagaggcaggcggatctctgtgagtttaagtccagcctggtcagtagagtgagttccaggacaggctccaaaagctgaacagagaaaacctgtctcaaaaaacaaacaacaaaacaaacaaacaaagaatgttgggctggagagacggcttggtGGTTATAAGCACTGGGTGCTCAATCATGAAGAATGGATGGAGATCAGATCCTAGGACCCAAATAACAAGCCATGCCTTTCACAAGCACACTGAACTCCAGCCCCGAGGAATCTGACGCCTTCTTTTGCGTGTGTACTGTGTACGCACAGACTGACACAAATGTATTTGTTGAAAACACAGTCTGCTAGATGGATCAGCGGCCTGTTCTCCTTTTTGCAGTAAGTTCAGACTCATCTTGGCATCCTAGTTCTCCGTTTTCTCTCTCCTAAACAGGGGGATCGGAAGGCATTGTGTTTTGGAGACCAAAAATTTAACTTACACGAGGTGGGAAAGGAATTTGATCCCAAAGCCGCTCACCCCATTCCGGGCTCCCTGGATGTCTGTCTGATCACAGAAGTGCCTTTGGAGGAGGTGATGAAACGTCTCAAGGTGAGTACAGTGCCATTCTTAGCAAGAAAGCCCAGCCTTAACACCTGGGGGGTgctcagtcttactgcaactcgataggccatgtttggttgatactcAGGGGAGACCTGCCTTCTCctggatggagaggaagaggaggagattggGAGTTAGGAGGGGGAATCCAGGAGAAGGACTGGGAGggcaggatggggtgggggagactgGCCAGgatgtaagataaataaatgggaaaaaagaaaagaaagctactGTAGGTTCTGTCAAGGCAGAAGTGTGACCCAAGAACTAGGTCTTCCTCAAAGCTCAGACAGGACAGCTCCCATCCCATCCACATCCCGCCTTCTTCCTTTGACTGATGTCGCTTTCATGTACCCAAATTGATTTGAGAGGGAAGAGTACAACTCCATGAGCATCCATACAGTTAGAATAAGCATTCAGAACCGTGGTGGAGCTTTCCATTACATTTTTACACAGAAATCAGTACTGAATATACTTTATACACTTATCTaccacccaaaacaaaacaaaatccaattaGAATTAGAAGTAGAAAAACGATTGGGTCTGGTTAATGCTGGTGTGTAAAGTTTTATTGCCAGTCTTTTAATAcagtaaattttataaaatttaaagaagaatatTTGTAAATAATGTTCTGACATACTCAGTCTTTTATTGTGTTAATGTCTAAGTAAGAAAAGACACAGTAAAATATGGTCAGAGCTAGGTGGAggtggcacacggctttaatcccagcgtttgggaggcagaggcgggtctgggagttcaaggccagcctggactatagatcgagttccaggacagccaagtgcatacagagagagatcctgtcttgatcATATTTATAAAATCTGTATGCTTTGTTATGTagaaacaggagaagaaaaaatgCCAAGTAGAAGCATAACAAAATACAATCATCTTTGAGTACTGAGAGGAAAAAAGGGAATATTAGGTGGTGGAGATCAATGGCAGAGTCCTTGCCCGGCATGCACAAGACTCCAGCTTTCATTTCCCATAACTAACAAAAATCTATCATGTTTATAAAACCTTTAtctgaagctgggcggtggtggcgcacgcctttaatcccagcactcgggaggcagagccaggcggatctctgtgagttcgaggccagcctgggctaccaagtgagtcccaggaaaggcgcaaagctacacagagaaaccctgtctcgaaaaaccaaaataataataataataataataataataataataataataataataaaacctttaTCTGaagcttggtgtggtggcacacacctttagtcccagcactagggaggcagagccaggtggatctctgtgagttagagaccagcctgggctacagagtgagctaagccagccaggactacatagtaagatcctgcctcaaaaaagaaaaacgcCGGTTGGTGGTGTCGCACGCcgttaatctcagtacttgggaggcagagccaggctctgtgagttcgaggccagcctggtctacagagcgagatccaggaaaggcgcaaagctacacagagaaaccctgtctcgaaaaactaaaaaaaaaaaaaaaaaagaaagaaagaaaaacaaaccaaaaatttaCATCTGGGCAGCAATGGCTCAGTAGAAAGAAGTACTTCCCACATGAACCACACAGCATGAGTAATCCCCAGACTTCATGTGATAGGAGGCCAAAACAACAGATTCTacaaaatgtcctctgacctccacatgtatgtgcacacacacacacacacacacacacacacacacacacattatatatgaGCTCTTTTATAGCTTTTTATATAAAGAGGAAATaaggctgggtggcggtggtgcacgcctttagtcccagcactcaggaggcagaggcaggaggatctctgtgagttcaaggccagcctggtctacagagtgagttccaggacagcctgggctgttacacagagaaaccctgtctcaaaaaacaaaacaaaacaaccacacatTTTATCTTGGTGAAAAGAGAAGCAATTAAAGCCAATAGTtacagggctgggaatgtagctcagtggtagaatgctggcTGGTCCCTCAGGAAGCtgcgggttcaattcccagtactgttTAGAGAACAAAACTACGAATATATCCTTTGATCCAAGTACTGTGCTTAAATTCTTGCTCACTAACATTACTGTCACTGTCAATTTACAAATTGAGGAAATGGAAGTTCAAGGCAATTACATATTCTGCCTGAGGCCATATACCTTGAGTAGAGGAGATGAGGTCAGAAAGCTTGGCAGTCTAGACACCATAGGAATTCAACTTTGCCTGTGGTTGTAGCATGTGTAAGTCCCTGAGTTCAAACTCTAGAGCACGGGCTAGGGAAGAAACAAGACGGAAATCTTGAGGAATTAAGTTTTGGTCTCATGTATCTGGGACACATGACTTTTGTCTTGTCTGCTCACTTCATTCAGGCTTTTGATGTCCCCATTGAGGAGGGCCCAGTCTCCAGAACAGGAGCAAAGGGGCCTATTATGTCCATCTACTTCCGAGATCCTGACAGAAATCTCATTGAAGTGTCCAACTATGTCACCTCATGATTGACACTGGCCTTCCTCCATTGTGTCCCACAAGATGTCATCATAGCCCTCATTTCCTGAAAATCCCAGAGACCTCCAAGAACTGAGAACTTTGGCATGTCACCGATGCTGCAAAGGGGGACCTAAGACAGGTTTATGTGCAGACTTTTGTGTCTAGACAGCCCCCATCTAAAGCTACTCCAATAAATGACTCCTGTCTTCATATGAGCTCATCGTTCTCGTCGCGGTCC comes from the Peromyscus maniculatus bairdii isolate BWxNUB_F1_BW_parent chromosome X, HU_Pman_BW_mat_3.1, whole genome shotgun sequence genome and includes:
- the Glod5 gene encoding glyoxalase domain-containing protein 5 isoform X2; protein product: MWGPTSENQLWRNSSQIPSQCLIQRLDHIVMTVKNIEDTTMFYSKILGLEVTTFKGDRKALCFGDQKFNLHEVGKEFDPKAAHPIPGSLDVCLITEVPLEEVMKRLKAFDVPIEEGPVSRTGAKGPIMSIYFRDPDRNLIEVSNYVTS
- the Glod5 gene encoding glyoxalase domain-containing protein 5 isoform X1; amino-acid sequence: MDFTESFLQEFPLEMGLWRNSSQIPSQCLIQRLDHIVMTVKNIEDTTMFYSKILGLEVTTFKGDRKALCFGDQKFNLHEVGKEFDPKAAHPIPGSLDVCLITEVPLEEVMKRLKAFDVPIEEGPVSRTGAKGPIMSIYFRDPDRNLIEVSNYVTS